From a single Mobula birostris isolate sMobBir1 chromosome 13, sMobBir1.hap1, whole genome shotgun sequence genomic region:
- the LOC140207803 gene encoding uncharacterized protein: MNAKIVKMDSRSPSRGAHKQEPKENIGNRSCLKICLLCLVTSVLVAIVAGLLIYVLQIRQSLIASDQKYQRLWEQHQEMNRTQCQCLLQIYQPNSTLEPMTSEDSREDIPQDKCLNNVSVPSNNVSILEHKMFKLQSSYSVLVNKSFVLESNLSVLSTDLSVQLQTQTHLRRNFNHLEMQCRALNETKVQICHLLTRRKDQACSRNWIRNEDLCYFISTFEISYDGAKQNCSNSDSKLLEINSNEEENFINKAVGDQNNSYWIGKCKAGKVTSNVVYKVNAGKFECSECNSSWLHNCKNDQHRFICEKTAPVCLDIPEKIRRLCQKPVGPT, encoded by the exons ATGAATGCGAAGATCGTCAAAATGGACTCAcggtctccttccagag GTGCGCATAAACAAGAGCCGAAAGAGAACATCGGAAATAGATCCTGCCTGAAGATCTGCCTGCTCTGCTTAGTTACGTCCGTCCTCGTCGCGATAGTGGCCGGGCTCTTGATCTATG tgttaCAGATCCGTCAGTCTCTGATCGCCTCCGATCAAAAGTACCAGAGACTTTGGGAACAACATCAGGAGATGAACAGGACCCAGTGCCAATGTCTACTGCAAATTTACCAGCCGAACTCAACCCTTGAACCAATGACATCAGAGGATTCCCGCGAGGACATCCCCCAGGATAAATGTCTCAATAATGTTTCCGTCCCCAGCAACAACGTCTCCATCCTCGAACACAAAATGTTTAAACTCCAAAGCAGCTACTCCGTCCTAGTAAACAAATCGTTCGTCCTGGAAAGCAACCTCTCCGTCCTGAGCACCGATCTCTCTGTTCAGCTTCAAACGCAAACCCATCTCCGCCGAAATTTCAATCATCTCGAAATGCAGTGTAGAGCTCTCAACGAAACCAAGGTTCAAATCTGCCATCTGCTGACGAGGAGGAAAG ATCAAGCGTGTTCCCGGAATTGGATCAGAAATGAAGACCTTTGTTACTTCATATCCACATTTGAAATATCTTACGACGGAGCGAAACAGAATTGTTCAAACTCTGACTCAAAGCTTCTTGAAATAAATTCAAATGAGGAAGAG AATTTTATTAACAAAGCTGTCGGCGACCAAAATAATTcatactggattggaaaatgcaaaGCCGG GAAAGTGACCTCTAATGTCGTGTACAAGGTGAACGCTGGAAAGTTCGAATGCAGTGAGTGTAATTCCAGTTGGCTTCACAATTGCAAAAATGATCAGCACCGTTTCATCTGTGAGAAGACGGCACCCGTGTGCCTGGATATTCCTGAAAAGATCCggagactttgtcaaaagcctgtCGGCCCTACTTGA